In Deltaproteobacteria bacterium, the genomic stretch TTATGGGAGGCCAATTGATAACTCAAAATGAAACAAATCAAACAACTTTACAAGTAAATGTGCCATCAAACATACAACCTATGTCTTTAAATAAATCTAATTCCAAAGTAAAAATCATTAAAAGATATCAAAATAGAAAACTTTATGACACCCAACAAAGCTGTTATGTCACTCTTGATGATATTGCCAAAATGATCAGGACTAATGAAGAGGTCATGGTTATAGATAATAAATCTAAAAACGATATTACAGCAGCTACACTGACTCAAATTATATTTGAAGCAGAAAAAAAAGCTGCCCAATACGCTCCACTTTTCACATTAAGAGACATCATTCAAAACGGAAATGGAAGTATTTCTAGCTACTTAGCAAAACTTGGAGCTTTCCCTTTAGATTACATGACAAAACAACAACAGAATCAACAGCTTGTTGAAAAATTAGCTGCTGAAGAGCAAAAACAAAATCTTGAAAACAGAATTGTTAATGCAGCAACAAGATACAATCCAGACAACACGGCTAAAATGGCAGCTGAGAAAGCAACAGTTCTTCCTGGTGCCTCTCAAGAAGATGAAACTCCGAACTTACCTACCCACAATCCTAGTTTAAATCTTCCTCAGGCTGGTTCTTAAGTTACGATTAAATAACAATTAGCCTTGTTATAATCTTGCCGCTTCTTGCTTATTATAAAGATAAAATATTGAAAAATGAAAAAAGCTGACTCCTAAAAAAGTCAGCTTTTTAATTAGAAGATCTCCTTTCGAGATCTAATTTAAAGATCGCCAATTCAAAAATTTCGTTTTCCCTTTTTCAAGTTTAATTTTTTTAACACTCATCTTGTCTTGTGTTTGATTTCCAAATGCCGAGAGTCCTTGAATTTCTATGTCATATTCACCGGGAGGTAATAAAGTACGAATGACCTGAATCGAGCTTGGCAAAGTAGACCATTGCCTTAGATCTGCTCTTTCCGAAGCATGCATTACAAACCATGCAATCAAGCCAAGGGCCTCGTTCTTTCTTGAAATCTCTCTCGAAGCAACTTCTTTTGCAACAAAAGCCCCTACCCTCCTGGCAAGCAGAGCCGCTTGATCATCCTTTAAAGTTTTAATGGCTGCTTCTTGCACATCGTAAATATTTTTGGATATTTTTTCAATTTTTGGTGAGCTCAAACTGCTGATGATCACCTTTGCTTTTTGTGTGTCATTAAATACCGGACTCAAGATTGAAAATTTTACATCATAACTGTTATATCTTTTCCGTGGTCCCCATCCTTGTTGATAAATAACTATCAATTCTGCTTTTTCTTTATCATGTCCGTCTTGAGCTTCATTATTTAAAAGAAATTCTGACTTGTACCTTTTATACTCATCCAACCTTTGTGCTTTCTTGGAAATTCGAACCAGATCTTCTTTTATGGTTTCTATATGAGGATCTATCTCATAGGCTTCCTTGTAGGCAATAAAAGCATCGTCATATTTTTTGTCTGCTTCCCAAATCATCGCTGAAAGGTATTTGGCAAAAGAATTCAATTCAAAGCTCTTTTTCTCTTCCGATCTTAAGAGTTTATATTTATCATTTATTCTTCTTGTTTCAACCAAAGCACTATCTAAATCACCTAATTCTAAATAATTCATCGCCAGATAGGCATTGATAAAAATTCTTTCAAAGGTATCCCCTTTGTACTGCTTCATTTCCTCATTTAGCAAAAAGGATCCCGTAACCCGAGATACAGAATGATAGTCCTGTTCCTCCGCCAGCTTTTCGGCTTTAAAAAAAAACTTATTACTTTCCTTGTATTGACCACTGATCTGGAGTGTCGTTGCATAGTCTAGTAGATATACAAGCTGATCTCCAGACTCTTCTTGTGCCAATGGCAATAAATGACTTTGAGCAGATTCAAATTGATTTGCGCCCAAAAATTGACGAGCTTTCTCAACTTTATTTTGATATGTCGCACACCCCAAAGTCAGAAGCATTAGTTGTAAGAAACAAATCTTCAAAAGAAACATAATGCTATCT encodes the following:
- a CDS encoding polyhydroxyalkanoate synthesis regulator DNA-binding domain-containing protein, which translates into the protein MSLNKSNSKVKIIKRYQNRKLYDTQQSCYVTLDDIAKMIRTNEEVMVIDNKSKNDITAATLTQIIFEAEKKAAQYAPLFTLRDIIQNGNGSISSYLAKLGAFPLDYMTKQQQNQQLVEKLAAEEQKQNLENRIVNAATRYNPDNTAKMAAEKATVLPGASQEDETPNLPTHNPSLNLPQAGS